The Macrobrachium nipponense isolate FS-2020 chromosome 8, ASM1510439v2, whole genome shotgun sequence nucleotide sequence TTATAAGAGTATACATCTAAGTAAAAGTGAATAATATAATGAAAGCTGATTCAATTACTTTACTGCCCATTTTAGACGCTTCCGTCAATAGTCGTCCATGAATCATGAATTAAAGATTAATATTGCGAGCATTGCTCATTACTCCTCCCTCTGCCCTTTGGTATGACCACCCCCTGGGACACCCATGGGTAACTTTCAATCAACCAAGCGTAGACGGCGTAGCCGAGGTCCTTCGGCCTCGGAACACCTCCTTCCTCAAACTTCCGCCGATGATCTGAGATAAACCTTGAGCTGAGTTCCTGAGCGAGTCCGGGATCGTAGGTTTTAGTGGCGATCATTTTGGGTGCCATGAGCTTCCAAGTGTGGCTGGTCAGGTCCATGAGGTTTAAGGGAACGTACTTGACCTGTAACAGTTCCATCATGTATCTAATGTTGATACTTTGCCTCTCATGAGATGTTATCACAACTTGAGAGGCAGGAAAATGCTCGATGGCGTCGCCAATTGCCTTCTTCGTGTTGATCGTGACTTTTTCGAAGCCGTCAAAGAGCCAaagtatctttttctttttcagctcTTCTGTGACATCGTCGAATTTCATACAACTGGGCATGTAACAAAGGGGTAGCTTTGATTCCAACATTGGTAAAGCTAAAACATCATTAATTTTCTCTACCTCTATCACTATGGCTAGATCaaaatcttttatctttttgACATCATTCGCTTCGTCCAACAGCCATTCGTACATGAGATAATTGACCAGCGCCGTTTTTCCAAAACCTCTGTCTCCATAAACGATAAAGACTTTAGGCTTATGAATGCCATCGACGACATCGTAAGTTCCATAAACTGCAGAAAAATCGTTGACGAATAAATCGTTGACACTGACTTCATTCTGGTGACCCCACCGCAGGGACACCGGGAGGTAGGCTTCGTGAGCGTTGGGCAGCTGTTCCCCTAGAACATCCGGGTTGTGGATCTTGGAAAATTGGAGCAATGAGAATCGCATGGCTCTGAGACAGGTCGCCAGTGATGAGGTTTCAAAGCTATGCAGTAGTAAGTTGTCCATCGATCTCTGTAAAGCAAAGGCTGTTTCGGTTTCgcgacataaaaaaaactaacaggaTCTGTATAAgcaaaggaaatttattttttactagaaTTATCTTAAATCTTATTTTGAGGTTCCTGTACTGGACATTATCATTAGATAATAAATCTAGGGCTTATTAACATCTCACAATCTCACGAGTTACTTAAATGGTGAAAAAATCCACGTTGATGTAAATTTAAATGACTATGAGGCTACAaggaatttctgtatatataaaaaaaacattactgtTGGTACTGTATTGAAGCAAATCAAGAACGCAATGTACTAAGCAACTCGGTAATGCTATGAAGAAACAAATTTGTATATGGTTCTCGTATAACTGAAGTTTTGTCctcaaatttattatttattattattcctccatGCCCTGTGGCAAATGTGAGTCACCGTTTTAACACAATATAGAAGTATCGTGGCAAGATTAGATTTAGCAAGAGAAATGGAATACGAGAGACACATCAGAGAAAGATGACTTAAACACCCTCAGTAAACACTCAAAACACTCAACGTACCAGGACCTAAGCTCGAAATGCTTTACAGATTCAAGTCTTGTTCGATAAACACGACCGACAGGAACGCAAGTTTAAAATAAACAGTTGTCTCAGTATTTGTTTTCCTTCTTCGTTTATTTCTCTGTTCAGACAAATTGGTCATTAACGTCACTTAGGTCCTCTAATTGGTAGTCTCGATACTAATAAGTTATACAATACAAGCCAATAACTCTAGGCGAGTCAAAGACGTCTAAATCAATGAATGAATTTTCTCTTCTTTAATAAATTCTGTTCTCAAAGAAAATATCTTCAATCGTATCAAACTTCTATTTTTTATCTGTCTAATAAACGTAACTTTATTATGCAAACGTGTGACCCAACTGTCGTTTCCTGTTGTCTTGTATCCACATCTCTGAGTTTcctttaaaaatatctaaatataatcgTCTTCATTACACGGTTATCAAATGATCACTTGCATCGAGCTCCACTTGTTTATGCATGTTGACTGAGAATAGCTTATCTGGtcttatgacatatatatatatatatatatatatatatatatatatatatatatatatatatatatatatatatatatatatatatatatatatatatatatatatataatatatatatatatatcactatatctcTGCTTGAACAGAAGCTCTAGGACATTTCTTTCATTATCGATTTATTTTTAACGTATATTTGTTTTCCCCCACCTGAATTGATTCCCTACACAACGTAATCATATACTGATCGTTAACTGTTTGCGTATTTGTACTTATTAAACTGCTCTGCTCACTCTGTTTCACAAACGGTAGTTTAATTTTCCGCAAACATGATTTAGAATATATCCAAATGAATCCCAATGGTAAGTAGTTCCTCCTTGAGAATGTAATTTTGAGTATGGGTAATGATTATAAATTCTTGtcaaaatatcaatttatatgaaattaacaggattgtaaataaaatgtaaaatatgaatgaagcCCCTGCGAAGATGTCTAGTTTGATGAAGTTGGAGTcaaggaaataataaaacaataatagctCTCAAGGATAGGATTCAGCTTCACTGAATGCCAATAGTGATTATTTAACTGATGCTTAACGTGCTGACAGAATGATATACTAATCCATTATCATTAACAATCGGTATCTTTCTTTGAAAGTCATAatcttttttatagaataaagcaTATTTTACTGTCTCGAAAATAAATGACTGTGTGTGGACTTCCAATTactcgaggaaaaaaaaataaagaatccaATTAAATTTTATTCCTTAAAAGTACTTTCACATACATGTGATGGAATAACCATTGTTAGGAGGTTTTCTGTCACTAACAATCACCAGCCAATTAAATTAATATCTGGAGAGTTCTCTACAGTTATCTCCTACAAATATGCTGGATTATTTTTTAGACAAAATTATAATGATTAGGAAAAATGGTTCTTCCTACAACAAACTGATACAAGGCAGCAATTTGGTCTATTACCCAAAATACAGTTCTTTGCCATATTTCCTACTTACAAAACATGGCTCTCTTTCTAATCTCCAGTTCCCTGAACCGAGTTGCAAGTTCTCTGTTCCATGTTCGCAGGGGTAACAAATTTCCATCCATCTGTCGACAGAAATCGCAAGTTCATAAGCATTACGAGGTAAACGCGAAACTCGGTAATCATAAGTGAACTTGGCGGTTGCTTCTGATATGATCTGCGGGTTAGAAGTTTTAGTCATCACCATTTTTGACACCATCAACTCCAGGTCTTGAAGCCGAGGATATTCCAATCTGAGCGATACGTTCGTTATTTGCTCATCGTTCATCACCTCTTCTGTTTCCTCGTCAAATGGCAGTCTGTTGACAATCACCATTTGGGAATGTGGGAACTGATCTAATAAGTTCAAGACGAAGAGTTGGTTCTGCCCGCATCCACGGTAGAAGTTGTCTATCAGCCATAATACCTTTTCCTTTTTCAGAGCTTCTATGATCTCTGTTGCGTCCATGTTTTTGGGAAAGAATTTCAAGACGAGACTTTTCTCAAGTACTTCCATCGGGGTAGGTGAGTGTAAGAGTAAGCTCTTGGCATCGATGTACATAACGAAACTgaattgttttatgtttttgacGTCATCTGCATCATCTATCAGCCATTGGTAGTTGAGATAATGCAGTAAGGACGATTTTCCGGTGTTTGTAGTTCCAGAAATAATGATAACCCTGGGTCGACCATCTAGAGAGGAAGGGTGGCCTTCTCCTTGACTGAAGGAACAGGGATCGTAAAGATCGTTAACATTAACAGTCAGCCCAGAACGAGATGACAGAGTCATCGGCAGGTACGTTTCATATGTGTTCCTGATTTGGTTGAAGATGTCTTGGCGGTGAATCAGACAATACTGCTAAGGAAGGAGGACTCATCTTGAGGGACGTCGCTAGACTAAAGCCCCCATTGTCGGCTGAAGCGCTTCCCGAAGACAATCTGGAGGAAGGGGAGGCAAGTAAGTCATATGGTAAAAATTGAAAGTCAAATGCATAGTATTGGAAGCGTGGCGCTGGAAAAGAATACGACTACGTGAAAACTATGCCTTTATATATAGTTCTGTTAAAATATCTAATGCTAACTGACTTTATCCCTGGACAAAGAACATGCAAAGTCAAGTTGTTTGGGTTTTGTCAAATAACTATGTAGTAAAGGTTGCTTGCCATTAGTGAATGTTATTTCATATTTGATCTGTGTCCTTACCATAGGTTTTATAACGGTAGGAGATGGAAGAGAAGGTAAGACTGGCGTAGCGATAAAACCTTTAAGCCGGCTCGTAGAATATACAGATGGCGCTGTTTTATTCTGGAAAACACGATAAGATTTAATGGGATTGCTCAGGCGGAAGGATCATAATATATCAACAGAGATGGGTCTCAATAAATCTAGGAAAACAAACAATGATATAGTatgaacaaagaaaggaaattacattttattttacatatacatgtacacatggGCACAAGAcaaaacactcacacatacataagtaatataaatatatattatatatatattatatatatatatatattctatatatatatatatatatataaaagtataaaaggtccattaaaacccTCTGTTTTAAGCCTCAAAGCAgcgttttaatgagcctttcatatttgagacgtatcctgttttaacagaagaattatttcacacacacacaccacacacacacacacacacacacacacatatatatatctatgtatatatatatatatatatatagatataattatattatatatattattatattatatatgcattaagctccATCCCTTTAAAATccattcgcttctacctcggaaattaatatatacttatatatgtatatatatatatatatatatatatatcatatatatatatatatatatattatatatctagcaTTAAGCTCCAAATGCCCTTTAAAATCcaattcgctcgacctcggaattatatatactatatgttaacCAATggggaattttgttgttgttgataatatttactttcttcctcccg carries:
- the LOC135223287 gene encoding uncharacterized protein LOC135223287, giving the protein MDNLLLHSFETSSLATCLRAMRFSLLQFSKIHNPDVLGEQLPNAHEAYLPVSLRWGHQNEVSVNDLFVNDFSAVYGTYDVVDGIHKPKVFIVYGDRGFGKTALVNYLMYEWLLDEANDVKKIKDFDLAIVIEVEKINDVLALPMLESKLPLCYMPSCMKFDDVTEELKKKKILWLFDGFEKVTINTKKAIGDAIEHFPASQVVITSHERQSINIRYMMELLQVKYVPLNLMDLTSHTWKLMAPKMIATKTYDPGLAQELSSRFISDHRRKFEEGGVPRPKDLGYAVYAWLIESYPWVSQGVVIPKGRGRSNEQCSQY